In Arachis hypogaea cultivar Tifrunner chromosome 17, arahy.Tifrunner.gnm2.J5K5, whole genome shotgun sequence, a single window of DNA contains:
- the LOC140180599 gene encoding uncharacterized protein yields MGTTPFTDKILRAKLPKGFDKPTNMKYHGTKDPQEHLTAVEARMNLEGATDAVQYRAFPFTTRITKAKHPISLLRVTQRQDKSTRKYLDRFNDECLMVEGLTDSITSLCLSNGLMNKDFRRHLTTKPLWTMHEIQSVAREYINDVEVSQVVTTNKRQHDNTAPRHHLPPRKTQKEHPKPANTNRPPRVRKFSNYTPLLAPITEIYHQIAERCILLKTRQLKERTGGNKSLYCDYHRVYGNRTQDYFDLNDVLEQAI; encoded by the exons ATGGGAACCACCCCGTTCACCGACAAAATCCTAAGAGCCAAGCTTCCAAAGGGCTTCGACAAGCCCACAAACATGAAGTACCACGGAACCAAAGATCCCCAGGAACACCTAACGGCCGTCGAGGCTaggatgaacctggaaggagCCACCGACGCGGTCCAATACAGGGCTTTTCCG TTCACCACCAGAATCACCAAAGCAAAGCACCCCATCAGCTTGCTTAGAGTCACCCAAAGGCAGGACAAATCTACAAGGAAATACCTAGACAGGTTCAACGACGAGTGCCTAATGGTCGAAGGACTCACGGATTCAATCACGAGTCTCTGTCTGTCTAACGGTCTTATGAACAAGGACTTCCGAAGACACCTCACCACAAAACCATTATGGACCATGCATGAGATCCAAAGTGTAGCAAGGGAGTATATAAACGACGTAGAAGTGAGCCAAGTCGTAACCACCAACAAACGGCAGCACGACAACACGGCCCCACGGCATCATCTCCCGCCAAGGAAAACTCAGAAAGAACACCCTAAGCCGGCAAACACCAACCGACCACCCAGGGTTAGAAAATTCTCAAACTACACCCCCCTGCTAGCCCCCATTACTGAAATCTACCACCAGATAGCCGAGCGGTGCATCCTTCTGAAGACTCGACAGCTAAAAGAGCGAACGGGCGGCAACAAGAGCCTGTACTGCGACTACCACCGAGTATATGGCAATAGAACACAAGACTATTTCGACTTAAATGATGTCCTCGAACAAGCCATCTGA